Proteins encoded together in one Chitinophaga sp. LS1 window:
- a CDS encoding FecR family protein, with protein MKYDQEYIYSLLLRKQLGDLTEVEDKLLQKEMHNNENVRRCWQEYEEAILYTDNAFLEDLQVESDWLKVKAILEPTPVHLRVLAYLKKVRVAAAILLAIGATAGAYFFLPAKQQVPHQTANQYRIIIPQMAGVPIFSVPPPSVVAGTEVADTAIKVTGDSGTIAIKNIRPDTIYQSKSLEWNTLTVPPKQDYHIELADGTEVHLNASSTLRFPFIFPGRTREVYLEGEAYFTVAHNPERPFIVHTGITSVIALGTAFNVNSYDNNTVTTSLVQGTVVTDVGDSLDVTLKPGFEAIYHPGERFKVKRFDETVTLGWREGVYRFRNRPLEELRPVLQRWFGLKLDFSAAPSLENTHFSGSLEKDKKVEDFLDEICKQLKLDYQIYDNTIHFIIKK; from the coding sequence ATGAAATACGACCAAGAGTATATCTACAGTTTACTACTGCGTAAGCAACTTGGCGATTTAACTGAAGTGGAAGACAAGCTGCTGCAAAAGGAAATGCACAACAATGAAAATGTGCGCCGCTGCTGGCAGGAATATGAAGAGGCCATATTGTACACAGACAATGCATTCCTGGAAGATCTTCAGGTAGAATCCGACTGGCTAAAGGTAAAAGCCATCCTGGAACCAACACCAGTACACCTCAGGGTATTGGCTTACCTGAAGAAAGTACGGGTAGCGGCAGCTATATTATTGGCCATCGGCGCCACTGCAGGGGCATATTTCTTTCTGCCGGCAAAACAACAGGTACCTCATCAAACAGCCAACCAATATCGCATTATAATCCCACAAATGGCAGGCGTACCTATCTTTTCAGTGCCTCCACCTTCGGTAGTAGCTGGCACAGAAGTGGCTGATACCGCCATTAAGGTAACAGGCGATTCAGGGACCATCGCTATTAAAAACATCCGTCCGGATACCATTTACCAGAGCAAATCGCTGGAATGGAATACGCTCACAGTGCCCCCCAAGCAGGATTATCATATTGAACTGGCAGATGGTACGGAAGTACATCTCAATGCCAGCTCCACCCTCCGTTTCCCATTCATCTTCCCAGGCAGAACCAGGGAAGTGTACCTGGAAGGAGAAGCTTACTTTACGGTAGCACATAATCCTGAAAGACCGTTTATCGTACACACAGGAATCACCTCCGTGATAGCACTGGGTACGGCTTTCAACGTCAATTCTTATGATAACAATACAGTTACTACCTCGCTGGTACAAGGTACAGTGGTGACAGATGTAGGGGATAGTCTTGATGTAACGCTCAAGCCCGGATTTGAGGCAATCTATCATCCCGGTGAGCGCTTCAAGGTAAAACGTTTCGATGAAACAGTGACCCTGGGTTGGAGGGAAGGCGTTTATCGCTTCCGCAACAGGCCATTGGAAGAACTGAGACCTGTATTACAACGCTGGTTTGGACTCAAACTGGACTTTTCCGCAGCGCCTTCGCTTGAAAATACACACTTCTCAGGTAGCCTTGAAAAAGATAAAAAGGTTGAAGATTTTCTTGACGAGATCTGTAAACAATTAAAGTTGGACTATCAGATATACGACAACACGATACACTTCATCATTAAGAAATGA
- a CDS encoding dipeptidase, whose amino-acid sequence MQVWKDYQTKNKERFLEELLALLRIPSVSADSRFNKDVADCAEAVKQRLIEAGADNVEVCPTAGHPIVYGEKIIDAAFPTVLVYGHYDVQPADPLELWDSGPFEPVIKDEKIYARGSADDKGQFYMHVKAFETMMNTNSVPCNIKFMIEGEEEVGSANLGIFIKENKERLKADVVLISDTSMLSLENPSLDTGLRGLSYMEVEVTGPNRDLHSGVYGGAVANPATILCQMIASLHDENNHITIPGFYDNVQELSKEDRAALNAAPFDEAEYKKDLGVDELWGEKGYSSIERTGIRPTLEVNGIWGGYTGEGSKTVLPSKAHAKISMRLVPNQDWIQISDLFKAHFEKIAPKSVKVKVTAHHGGSPYVTPTDHVAFKAASEAIKETFGKSPIPVRGGGSIPIVALFEKELGLKTILMGFGLDSDNLHSPNEKYGLANYYKGIETIPYFHKFFAEMNKK is encoded by the coding sequence ATGCAAGTTTGGAAAGACTATCAGACAAAGAATAAAGAACGTTTTCTGGAAGAATTGCTGGCTTTGCTGCGCATCCCTTCCGTGAGCGCAGACTCCCGTTTTAACAAAGATGTAGCGGACTGCGCCGAAGCGGTAAAACAACGCCTGATTGAAGCAGGTGCTGACAATGTAGAAGTTTGCCCTACTGCCGGACACCCGATCGTATATGGAGAAAAAATCATCGATGCGGCTTTCCCGACCGTATTGGTATATGGTCACTACGACGTACAGCCTGCCGATCCCCTGGAACTGTGGGATAGCGGTCCGTTTGAACCTGTGATCAAAGACGAAAAGATCTATGCCCGCGGTTCTGCGGACGACAAAGGTCAGTTCTACATGCACGTGAAGGCGTTCGAAACCATGATGAATACCAACTCTGTACCCTGCAATATCAAGTTTATGATTGAAGGGGAGGAGGAAGTAGGCTCTGCGAACCTGGGTATCTTTATCAAGGAAAATAAGGAAAGACTGAAAGCAGATGTGGTGCTCATTTCTGACACCTCCATGCTGAGCCTGGAAAATCCTAGCCTGGATACCGGCTTACGCGGTCTGTCTTATATGGAAGTAGAGGTAACCGGCCCTAACCGTGACCTGCACAGTGGTGTATATGGTGGCGCTGTTGCCAACCCTGCTACCATCCTTTGCCAGATGATTGCTTCCCTCCATGACGAAAATAACCACATCACCATCCCTGGTTTCTACGACAACGTACAGGAACTGAGCAAGGAAGACAGAGCTGCCCTGAATGCAGCACCGTTCGACGAAGCTGAGTATAAAAAAGACCTGGGGGTAGATGAACTGTGGGGTGAGAAGGGATATTCTTCTATCGAGCGCACCGGTATCCGTCCTACCCTGGAGGTAAACGGTATCTGGGGTGGCTATACCGGCGAAGGTTCCAAAACCGTACTGCCTTCAAAAGCACACGCCAAGATCTCTATGCGCCTGGTACCTAACCAGGACTGGATCCAGATTTCTGACCTGTTCAAAGCTCATTTTGAGAAGATTGCGCCTAAGTCAGTAAAGGTAAAGGTAACAGCTCACCACGGTGGTAGCCCATATGTAACACCTACTGACCACGTGGCATTCAAGGCAGCGAGCGAAGCGATCAAAGAAACTTTTGGTAAATCTCCAATTCCCGTACGCGGTGGTGGTAGTATTCCTATCGTAGCACTGTTTGAAAAAGAACTTGGACTGAAGACCATCCTGATGGGCTTTGGATTAGATAGCGACAACCTGCACTCTCCAAATGAGAAGTATGGTCTGGCTAACTATTATAAAGGAATTGAAACCATTCCTTATTTCCACAAGTTCTTTGCGGAAATGAATAAGAAATAA
- a CDS encoding RNA-binding S4 domain-containing protein: protein MQNTEKLRLDKYLWAIRIFKTRSQASTACEGGKVKMNGTSVKAARAVSIGDKYEIRSESRKWVIEVVSLIANRVQYAEAIKHYVDLTPEEDQEMNQRIAASFHTGKRPSKIGRPTKKERRDLDGFMTNEDEEQQQ, encoded by the coding sequence ATGCAGAATACAGAGAAACTGCGCCTGGACAAGTATCTCTGGGCGATCAGGATATTTAAAACCCGCTCACAGGCCTCTACGGCCTGTGAAGGCGGGAAAGTGAAGATGAATGGGACCTCCGTAAAAGCTGCACGCGCAGTTAGTATAGGAGACAAATATGAAATCAGGTCAGAATCCCGGAAATGGGTGATTGAGGTGGTGAGCTTAATAGCCAACAGAGTACAATATGCTGAAGCCATTAAGCATTACGTTGATCTCACTCCCGAAGAAGACCAGGAGATGAACCAGCGGATTGCCGCCAGCTTCCATACCGGTAAGCGTCCGAGTAAGATCGGCCGCCCTACCAAAAAGGAAAGGAGGGACCTGGATGGTTTCATGACCAACGAGGATGAGGAACAACAACAATAA
- the lysA gene encoding diaminopimelate decarboxylase, producing MPKQSDVLSTDFLVKVAEEFGTPVYIYHAEKIAIQYEKLKDAFQKTDARFFYACKALTNINILKYINSLGCGLDTVSINEVQLGLKAGFEPKNIIFTPNCVDLDEIVAAKDLGVNINIDNISILEQFGNRFGDSYPICIRLNPHIMAGGNYKISTGHVDSKFGISIHQIRHIERIVKSTKLKVTGLHMHTGSEIKDVDVFLRGVDIMFELAVNFPDLEFIDLGSGFKVAYQQGDPETDIQLLGKKLSDAFNKFSKTYNRPLQVWFEPGKFLVSQSGYFVVKANVIKQTTATVFVGVNSGFNHLIRPMFYDAFHLIKNISNPKGTERIYTVVGNICETDTFGWDRKLNEVKEGDLLVFYNAGAYGFEMSSNFNSRFKPAEVLVKDGKAQLIRRRDTFDDLLKNQIEL from the coding sequence ATGCCTAAGCAAAGCGACGTTTTGTCTACTGACTTCCTTGTCAAAGTAGCGGAAGAATTTGGAACTCCGGTATATATATACCATGCGGAAAAGATTGCCATCCAGTACGAAAAGTTAAAGGACGCCTTCCAAAAGACGGACGCACGCTTTTTCTATGCCTGTAAGGCGCTCACCAACATCAACATCCTGAAGTACATCAACTCCCTGGGTTGCGGTCTGGACACCGTGTCTATCAACGAAGTCCAACTCGGTCTCAAGGCAGGATTCGAACCTAAAAACATCATCTTTACCCCTAACTGTGTAGACCTCGACGAAATCGTAGCTGCCAAGGACCTGGGTGTAAATATCAATATCGACAACATCTCCATCCTGGAGCAATTTGGTAACCGCTTTGGTGACTCTTACCCAATCTGCATCCGCCTGAACCCACATATCATGGCTGGCGGTAACTATAAGATCTCCACAGGTCACGTAGACAGCAAGTTCGGTATCTCCATCCACCAGATCCGCCACATTGAGCGCATCGTAAAGAGCACCAAACTGAAAGTAACCGGCCTGCATATGCACACCGGTTCTGAAATCAAGGATGTAGATGTATTCCTCCGTGGGGTAGACATCATGTTCGAACTGGCTGTGAACTTCCCTGATCTGGAATTCATTGACCTGGGTAGCGGCTTCAAAGTGGCTTATCAACAGGGCGACCCTGAAACCGACATCCAGCTGCTGGGCAAAAAGCTCTCCGACGCTTTCAACAAGTTCAGCAAAACATATAACCGCCCTCTGCAGGTATGGTTCGAACCGGGTAAATTCCTGGTAAGCCAGAGCGGTTACTTCGTGGTAAAAGCAAATGTGATCAAACAGACCACTGCTACCGTATTCGTAGGTGTGAACTCAGGGTTTAACCACCTGATCCGCCCAATGTTCTACGATGCCTTCCACCTGATCAAGAACATCTCTAATCCAAAAGGAACCGAACGGATCTATACCGTGGTAGGTAACATCTGCGAAACAGATACTTTCGGTTGGGATCGTAAACTGAACGAAGTAAAAGAAGGTGATCTGCTGGTATTCTACAACGCAGGAGCTTACGGTTTTGAAATGTCTTCCAACTTCAACTCCCGTTTTAAACCTGCCGAAGTGCTGGTAAAAGATGGTAAAGCCCAACTCATCCGCAGAAGGGATACTTTCGACGACCTGCTAAAAAATCAGATCGAGTTATAA
- a CDS encoding RNA polymerase sigma factor, with protein MITSEDTAMLSVLKKDNTLEAYQYFFMKYYKPLCLKASTMLGNMDEARELVQKIFIEVWKTRQYQQIEHAPGGFFYQLIDARCRQRQENAVVAAQQNKAPCPPCETGPALVPTSITTPLIMAIER; from the coding sequence ATGATTACCAGCGAGGATACCGCTATGTTATCCGTCTTAAAGAAGGATAATACCCTGGAGGCCTATCAATACTTCTTTATGAAATACTACAAACCCCTCTGCCTGAAAGCAAGTACAATGTTGGGGAATATGGACGAGGCAAGAGAGCTAGTACAAAAGATATTTATAGAAGTATGGAAGACCCGGCAATATCAGCAGATAGAACATGCCCCTGGGGGCTTTTTCTATCAACTTATTGACGCCAGATGCCGTCAGCGGCAGGAAAATGCCGTCGTTGCTGCACAGCAAAATAAGGCACCCTGTCCACCCTGCGAAACGGGGCCGGCATTGGTACCGACGTCGATTACAACACCTTTGATCATGGCTATTGAAAGATAA